The Bacteroidota bacterium genome includes the window GCGAAAAGCCTCTTTTTTTATCGGATGCACCATAAACAATTTTTGAAACTTGTGTCCAAAAGGCAGCTCCTGCACACATAGTACAAGGTTCAAGTGTAACATACAAGGTGCATTCGCTTAAATATTTTCCTCCAATAAAGTTGGCAGCTGAGGTAAAAGCCTGCATTTCGGCATGGGCTGTAACATCGTTCAGGCGTTCAGTTAAATTATGTCCTCGGGCAATTATTTGTTGATTGTACACAATTACTGCACCCACCGGTACTTCGTTTGCTGCAAAGGCTTTTTGCGCTTCCTTCAACGCTTCTTTCATAAAATGTTCGCTAGTCAAAAGTAATTGTTCCATGCAGTAATGTAGGTTTGTATAAGGGTTGCGGTGTTTACTAACGTAAATTGTGTTAGGTATCTTCCTCGTAAATTTTGTACTTTCGCCCTTCTTTAAAAAAATTACCACAATTTTACGTATAAAAATGCTACGAACACATACCTGCGGAGAACTTACAGCTACAGCAATTAATCAATCAGTTACCTTGTGCGGATGGGTACAAAAATCGCGCGATTTGGGTGGAATGACCTTTGTTGATTTGCGCGATCGTTACGGTATTACACAAGTAGTATTTAACATGGAAAGCAATGCTGACTTGTGTTTAAATGCACGAAAATTGGGACGTGAATTTGTTGTAAAAGTAAGTGGAACTGTTGCCGAACGAAGCAATAAGAACCTTAAAATAAAGACGGGCGAAATTGAAATTATTGCCAGTTCGCTTGATATTCTTACCACTTCACAAACACCGCCATTTACCATTGAAGAAAATACCGACGGTGGTGATGAGCTGCGCATGAAATATCGCTACCTGGACTTGCGAAGAGAAACAGTACGTAAAAATCTGGAGTTGCGTCACCGCCTTGCTATTGAAACTCGATTGTACTTGGATAGATTGCAATTTTTGGAAGTGGAAACTCCTGTATTAATAAAGTCAACTCCAGAAGGAGCACGCGATTTTGTGGTGCCTTCACGCATGAATCAAGGCGAATTTTATGCTTTACCGCAATCTCCTCAAACATTTAAACAACTGCTTATGGTTGGCGGCTTCGACCGTTACTATCAGTTGGTGAAATGTTTTAGAGATGAAGATTTACGTGCTGATCGTCAACCGGAGTTTACTCAAATTGATTGTGAAATGAGTTTTGTTGAACAAG containing:
- a CDS encoding nucleoside deaminase; the protein is MEQLLLTSEHFMKEALKEAQKAFAANEVPVGAVIVYNQQIIARGHNLTERLNDVTAHAEMQAFTSAANFIGGKYLSECTLYVTLEPCTMCAGAAFWTQVSKIVYGASDKKRGFSLLSNSVLHPKTTVESGILADECADLLSKFFAQKRD